DNA from Lentibacillus amyloliquefaciens:
CTGAAGATGTGATTACCGTTCCGTTTAATGATACGGATACCTTCCAGAAAGCCATGGAGCGATGGGGAGACGAAATGGCAGCTGTTCTTGTTGAGCCGATCGTCGGCAACTTCGGTATTGTTAAACCGCATGATGGATTTTTAAAGCGTGTTAATGACATAGCACATGATGCAGGTTCATTAGTTATTTATGATGAAGTCATCACCGCATTTCGGTTCACTTACGGAAGCGCACAGCAGATTTATGGCGTCACGCCGGATATGACCGCAATGGGTAAAATCATCGGCGGCGGCCTGCCAATCGGAGCATACGGCGGCAGGCAGGATATTATGGAACAAGTCGCACCGCTTGGGCCTGCTTATCAATCCGGAACAATGGCCGGAAACCCCGCCTCGATGGCTTCAGGCATTGCCTGTCTGGAAGTACTTCAGGAACCGCGCGTTTATGAAGAACTGGATCGCCTCGGCGAACGCCTTGAAAATGGCATTTTAGAAAAAGCATCCGAGGCAGGAATCCCAATTTCTGTCAATCGCATGTGTGGCGCATTGACTGTTTACTTTGGCACTGATTCTGTGGAAAATTATGACGAAGCTGATGCAAGCGATGGTGATGCATTTGCCCGATTCTTCCATCTGATGCTTGAAGAGGGCATTAATTTAGCACCATCCAAATTTGAAGCATGGTTTTTGACCACTGAACACACTGATGAGGATATTAATGCAACCATTGAAGCAGCCGGCAAAGCGTTTGCTGCCATGACAGAGGACCAGAAAAGGTAAGCTTGCAGCTGATAACACGAAAAAGGGGCATGATTCCAGAAACAATTTTTCTGGAATCATGCCCCCTTTTTTATGGTTTGATAGTGAAAGAACTGCCGCAGCGGATTTTTTGAAGCAGTGATAAGACTGCACGAAAATTCCGGTTAACTGCACGAATTTAATCATTTACTGCGCGAAATCAGATATCATCGCGCGATTTTAGAAATTATTGCACGAATGCAGCCCATCACGCACCATCCAAATTTTGCACCTGATACAAATCGTAATAATGACCTTTCCTTGCCATCAGTTCACTGTGTGGTCCCGCTTCTTTAATTTCGCCATCTTCAATATGCACAATTCGATCCGCATGTGTAATGGTTGCCAGGCGGTGAGCTACAATAAATGTCGTCCGATCGGAAGCAAGTCGTTCCATTGCTTCCTGGATGATATGCTCGCTTTCCAAGTCAAGCGCGGAAGTTGCCTCATCAAAAATCAGGATTGGCGGGTTTTTCAAAAACACCCTTGCTATCGCGATCCGCTGTTTCTGCCCGCCGGAAAGTTTCACACCGCGTTCGCCAACCGTGGTGTCATAGCCTTCGCTCAATTCTTGAATAAAGTCATGGGCGTTAGCCGCTTTGGCAGCAGCGACAACCTCTTCATCAGTAGCATCAGGGTTGCCCATGCGTATATTCATCGCAATGGATTCACTGAATAATATATTATCCTGCAAAACCATGCCAATATTATCACGCAACGAGCGGGCTTGCACATTACGGATATCCGTGCCATCCACTTTAATCGAACCGCTTGTTACATCGTAAAAACGCGGAATCAGACTTATCAGCGTAGATTTACCGCCGCCGCTCATGCCGACGAATGCAATCGTTTCACCGCTTTTGACGTTAAGCGAGACGTCGTGCAACACTTCCGCTTCCTCATCTTCATACTTAAATGATACTTTTTCGATATCAATTTTTCCGTCAAGAGGTCCGAGTTGTTTGGCACCTGGATTATCCTCTATGTCATATTTTTCATTCATCAATTCAAACACACGGTCAATTGACGCAACCGACTGAGTCAGAACTGTTGAGGAGCTGATAAGACGCCGCAGCGGGCCGTATACGCGTTCCATATAGCCGTAAAATGCAGTCATCGTACCAACTGTGACATCACCTTGAATGACAAGATAGCCGGCTGCCGCAATGACCAGTAAGGGTGCCAGATCGGTGATGGTATTCATAACGGCAAACGTTTTGGCATTCCAGTCCGTATGATTCAGCGCTTTTTGCAGAAAGTTGGCATTCCGATTGTCAAATTGTCCCTGTTCATAATCTTCGAGAGCAAAACTTCTTGTCACCGGAATTCCCTGCACCCGTTCGTGCAAATGGCCCTGGACTTCAGCAAGTGATTGCGAACGCTCCCGTGTCAATCGTCTCAATCGGCCATAGAAGAACTTCACACAAAAACCGAAAATCGGGAACAGAATGACAGCAACAATCGTGAGGCCGACATCCATTGTCAGCATAATACCGATTGCAATCAAAATAGTGATCATATCCAGCCAAATATTCATCAGACCTGTGACAACAAAGTTTTTCGTTTGTTCGACATCATGTATTACCCGGGAAATAATTTCCCCGGTTTTTGTCTGAGAATAGAATCTGAGGCTCAGTTTTTGTATATGATCGAACAATTTATTCCTGACATCATACAGGATTGTGTTCCCGACCCATTGCGCGAGATACTGCCGAAAATATTCAATCGGCGGACGCAGGATCAGGAATATGACAAACGCACCGCCCATCAGCCACAACAGCTGTTCTATTCTTGCTGCATCCGTCATGTCATCTGCATTGATGATATTGTCGATAACATACTTTAAAATTAACGGCATAAGAAGCGGAATACCAAATTTAAGGATCCCGATCAATACCGTTACCAGTATTTTCCACTTATAAGGTTTGACGAACTGTAAATATTGTTTAATACTGCTCATTATATTCGCTTCCTTATTATATAATAATTCTTTCAAAATAAAACCCTTGCTACAGCCGTAACAAGGTTTTTCCAATCAACCACACTCAATCGATTATAAAACTATCCACGGTGATAAGCAATTATTTGAAATATGATTATTTATAAGTTAAATAACGCTCATACCACTGATCGATGAATTCGCCTGAAAATGGCCCTTTGCGCTGCCTGACCCATCCAAGCAAATAATCGACATGACGATATAAAATACGATCCAATGAGCCGGGATAATGCATTTGTTGTTTGTGCTCCTCATATTCATCCTCATCAAGCAAATCAAATGTCATATCCGGATACACTTTGACGTCAAGGTCGTAATCAATATATTTCAATGCCCCCTCATCAAATACAAATGGCGAGCTGATATTGCAGTAATAATAAATCCCATCAGTACGCAACATGCCGATGATATTAAACCAATAATCCGCATGAAAGTAGCAAATGGCAGGCTCCCGCGTTATCCAGCTCCGTCCATCACTTTCTTTGACCTCTGTTTTATCATTCGCACCGATGACAATTGTTTCAGTTCCTTTCAGCACCAGTGTGTCCTCCCATGTACGGTGCAATTGACCATTATGCTTATAGCTATGTATTCGTATGGCTGAGCCAGCTTCTGGTGCAGTCATCCAATCTCCCCTTCAAAAACGTCCACATTGACAGAATTCCCACTGTAAATTTGAAAAGCTGATAATTACGTGTCCTTTCATTATAAGTGTAATGACTGGATATTTGAAGAAAAGCAAATCAGCAAGGGAAAAGTTCTCAGAGGACGGTTGTCATTACATCAACCTAAAAACGGATTGAATCCGGCGTGAAATTCAGTCATAAAAAAGAGAGCCCCAGGCAAGAGGGCTCTCTTCAGAGCTCTGTTTCATTGATTTTTAGCTTCAGACGCTCGCTTATTTGTGCGTCTCCTTTCACATCAGCTTTTTGCAAATCACATTTACAGAGCTACTATTCGTTAAAAATCGGGGGTTGCTTAGTTATTTCTTATTTTGCTTTGACTTTTGGTTCTGCTTTTTGACTTCCTGCGCATTTGTTTCTGATGCAAATTCAGTACCATACTGACCTTGACCTTGCTGGGCTTTTTGGTTCTGCTGTTTTACTTTTTGTACGTTTGTACCAGCAGAAGTTTTGTTGGGTTGTTTTTTAGCCATCATTATCACCTCCGCACTCATTACCTTTTCCATTTTATAAACCGTTATCCTTCTAAATCAGAGTAAAAATCAACTGGTTTTGATAAATAATGGAAAAAGCGACGGAAGCTTCTTCAACATTGTAAGCATGAGACATGACATTTAAATTGTCGTCCCGGATTTCACGAAGGCTCATTTCATAAAATATGTTACGCGTTAACCTTCGTATTTGATGTAAAATGCTAAACAAAATCTTGCTACATTATTTGGAAAAGCTTTCTGGAGACGCAGCTGGAATATACTCGCTTTCCGTGGGCTCACCACGAGCCTCCTAGTGAGCAAAGTTCGCTCACTGCGGGGTCTACAAGAGCTCGCTGTCCCACAGGAGTCTTCGTGTGTTTCCTCCGCTAGTGACACGTTTGATTGGAGCCGAGGCAGTCAACTCCTGCGGGAAAAACAACGGCTGAAGATCCCGCAGGACAAGGAAAGCTTCGACAGTAACACATCGCACGAAGAAAAAGTGATTTTCTTTTTCGAGGAAGCGGTTTTTGCTTCCGAGGAAGCTGAAGCGTTGCCCTAAGGTGCGCGACTTGCCCACAGCGTAAATCAACACTGTCACTGTTTCGCAATTTATGGATGTTGCGACAAAATAACAACTTTTACGAGAACAGCCTTCATGGTAAATACGGCAACATTTTTTGATGCGAAACAGGAAAAGGGTGATCTTCCATTTTCTTACAGCTCACGAACTGCAGGCGCTCATCGTCTGAAGTTTCACTGGCAGTCGTTGCAGTGACGACTTCCAGCTGCCATATGATATGCGTGAACACATGCTTCAAGTCGACCTGCTTAGCTGACAATTCAACATCTATGCCATATTCCAGCCGGAACCAATTTTCAATATGTTCCTTGCCGATTTCACCCGTCGGGACCATCGGGAATTGCCACATATTTGCCAAGAGACCATCTTCAGGCCTTTTTTCGATCACATATTCATTGTGGTTATTTTTGATTAACAAAACCGTATACGACATTTTTTTCTGTTTTTTTGCTTTCGATTTAAATGGCAGTTCGTGCACACGCCCTTCCTGAAATGCCCGGCAATGCTCCTGGACCGGACAGAACATGCACATCGGTTCTTTAGGCGTGCAGACTAATGCTCCAAGCTCCATGATGCCTTGATTGAACGATGAAGGGTCCTCATGGGAAATAAGCGCTTCAGCATAACGTTCAAATTGCTTTTTTACCTTTGGGTCTGCGATATCATCTTCTATTTTCAAGACACGCGCCAGAACACGCATGACGTTGCCATCTACTGCCGGCAGTACCTGATCAAAAGCAATCGATAAAATGGCTCCCTTTGTGTATGGCCCTATGCCTTTTAACTTCCCCAGTCGTTTCGGATCATCCGGTACTT
Protein-coding regions in this window:
- a CDS encoding ABC transporter ATP-binding protein; its protein translation is MSSIKQYLQFVKPYKWKILVTVLIGILKFGIPLLMPLILKYVIDNIINADDMTDAARIEQLLWLMGGAFVIFLILRPPIEYFRQYLAQWVGNTILYDVRNKLFDHIQKLSLRFYSQTKTGEIISRVIHDVEQTKNFVVTGLMNIWLDMITILIAIGIMLTMDVGLTIVAVILFPIFGFCVKFFYGRLRRLTRERSQSLAEVQGHLHERVQGIPVTRSFALEDYEQGQFDNRNANFLQKALNHTDWNAKTFAVMNTITDLAPLLVIAAAGYLVIQGDVTVGTMTAFYGYMERVYGPLRRLISSSTVLTQSVASIDRVFELMNEKYDIEDNPGAKQLGPLDGKIDIEKVSFKYEDEEAEVLHDVSLNVKSGETIAFVGMSGGGKSTLISLIPRFYDVTSGSIKVDGTDIRNVQARSLRDNIGMVLQDNILFSESIAMNIRMGNPDATDEEVVAAAKAANAHDFIQELSEGYDTTVGERGVKLSGGQKQRIAIARVFLKNPPILIFDEATSALDLESEHIIQEAMERLASDRTTFIVAHRLATITHADRIVHIEDGEIKEAGPHSELMARKGHYYDLYQVQNLDGA
- a CDS encoding DUF402 domain-containing protein, with product MTAPEAGSAIRIHSYKHNGQLHRTWEDTLVLKGTETIVIGANDKTEVKESDGRSWITREPAICYFHADYWFNIIGMLRTDGIYYYCNISSPFVFDEGALKYIDYDLDVKVYPDMTFDLLDEDEYEEHKQQMHYPGSLDRILYRHVDYLLGWVRQRKGPFSGEFIDQWYERYLTYK
- a CDS encoding glutamate-1-semialdehyde 2,1-aminomutase, with amino-acid sequence MNFSTSKALHDEALNHIVGGVNSPSRAYKGVGGGTPVYMDHGKGAYFWDVDGNQYIDYLGAYGPIITGHGHPHIAEAISNAAKTGVLYGTPTKLENQFAKMLKSAIPSLEKVRFTNSGTEAVMTTVRVARAYTGRNKIIKFSGSYHGHFDSVLVEAGSGPATLGTPDSAGIPQSVAEDVITVPFNDTDTFQKAMERWGDEMAAVLVEPIVGNFGIVKPHDGFLKRVNDIAHDAGSLVIYDEVITAFRFTYGSAQQIYGVTPDMTAMGKIIGGGLPIGAYGGRQDIMEQVAPLGPAYQSGTMAGNPASMASGIACLEVLQEPRVYEELDRLGERLENGILEKASEAGIPISVNRMCGALTVYFGTDSVENYDEADASDGDAFARFFHLMLEEGINLAPSKFEAWFLTTEHTDEDINATIEAAGKAFAAMTEDQKR
- the mutY gene encoding A/G-specific adenine glycosylase; the protein is MSDKILQSFDIQGFQEKLIDWYQNNKRDLPWRKDQDPYKVWVSEIMLQQTQVNTVIPYFQRFMSKYPTLYDLAYADPQEVLKTWEGLGYYSRARNLQNAVREVAESYGGKVPDDPKRLGKLKGIGPYTKGAILSIAFDQVLPAVDGNVMRVLARVLKIEDDIADPKVKKQFERYAEALISHEDPSSFNQGIMELGALVCTPKEPMCMFCPVQEHCRAFQEGRVHELPFKSKAKKQKKMSYTVLLIKNNHNEYVIEKRPEDGLLANMWQFPMVPTGEIGKEHIENWFRLEYGIDVELSAKQVDLKHVFTHIIWQLEVVTATTASETSDDERLQFVSCKKMEDHPFPVSHQKMLPYLP
- a CDS encoding gamma-type small acid-soluble spore protein: MAKKQPNKTSAGTNVQKVKQQNQKAQQGQGQYGTEFASETNAQEVKKQNQKSKQNKK